One genomic segment of Vespa velutina chromosome 10, iVesVel2.1, whole genome shotgun sequence includes these proteins:
- the LOC124952243 gene encoding protein escargot-like: protein MLIDEMPRSFVKKNNSYSHCPLKKRPVHVLLNEDIPKVIKEEIIDVVVDDIPEPENLSTKPEDLSRNAERHSNQPQQQQQQQQQQQHHHHQQQQQQQQLQQHQISSEPLTHQREYPSRSPSPPIKPPSPVIAPRPVSPSEHLHPHHLYPVHHLHHHHHYPTKAITPPAGIAPIHPVAKKARVEVIQHESSSSTVVPATTTTAATATAAVSASSTAPLHFMASKAPLEPLNLNTPVEPLAHYATPAWARSAPLYPPHYLPYPAAYRYHPGTELYPSYPMPAYPHSSPEHHSSVSPPPHAALTCPTIQRPIARSYAHWASPDHCGLSPTSSLGSGSLRSPPPVTPEDLSSPGSDSGRSSAGSTSAGPTIVNAKIEKSATSGSSTSLSSSSSATSPRYQCPDCGKSYSTYSGLSKHQQFHCAAAEGQTKKSFSCKYCEKVYVSLGALKMHIRTHTLPCKCHLCGKAFSRPWLLQGHIRTHTGEKPFSCQHCNRAFADRSNLRAHLQTHSDVKKYSCTSCSKTFSRMSLLTKHQEGGCPGVPVPIGYGC, encoded by the exons ATGCTTATAGATGAGATGCCTCGTAGCTTCGTCAAGAAAAACAACAGCTACAGTCACTGCCCGCTTAAGAAGCGGCCGGTGCACGTCTTGCTCAATGAAGATATACCGAAGGTAATCAAAG aAGAGATCATTGACGTGGTGGTGGACGATATTCCCGAGCCCGAAAATTTGAGCACAAAACCGGAAGATCTAAGTAGAAATGCGGAACGTCATTCGAATCAAccgcaacaacagcaacaacaacagcaacaacaacaacatcatcatcatcagcagcagcagcaacagcagcaattGCAGCAGCATCAGATATCGTCGGAACCGTTGACGCATCAACGGGAGTATCCGTCAAGGTCGCCGTCACCTCCGATAAAACCACCTTCTCCCGTGATCGCACCTAGGCCGGTCTCGCCATCGGAACATTTGCATCCCCATCATCTTTATCCGGTGCATCATCtccatcatcaccatcattatCCCACAAAGGCAATCACGCCGCCGGCCGGAATCGCACCGATCCATCCTGTTGCAAAGAAGGCTCGCGTCGAAGTTATACAGCATGAAAGTTCCTCTTCGACTGTGGTACcggctacgacgacgacggcggctACGGCTACGGCCGCAGTTTCTGCTAGTAGTACGGCACCGCTTCATTTCATGGCCAGTAAGGCGCCCTTGGAGCCATTGAACCTGAACACTCCGGTCGAGCCGCTTGCTCATTACGCGACACCGGCATGGGCTCGTTCCGCGCCTCTTTATCCACCTCACTATCTGCCCTATCCAGCGGCATACAGATATCATCCGGGCACGGAACTCTATCCGTCCTATCCGATGCCAGCTTATCCACATTCCTCGCCTGAACATCATTCGTCGGTATCGCCGCCTCCACACGCCGCTCTGACCTGTCCGACGATCCAGAGACCGATCGCCAGGAGCTACGCTCACTGGGCAAGTCCCGATCACTGCGGTCTATCGCCTACCAGTTCCTTGGGATCGGGATCCCTTAGGTCGCCTCCACCGGTCACTCCCGAAGACCTATCTTCCCCGGGAAGCGACAGTGGTAGATCTTCCGCCGGTAGTACATCAGCAGGCCCAACGATTGTGAACGCCAAGATCGAGAAGAGCGCGACGAGTGGCTCCTCCACGtcgctctcttcttcctcctccgcTACATCGCCAAGATATCAGTGTCCAGATTGTGGAAAATCATATTCCACGTATTCCGGATTGTCGAAGCATCAACAGTTTCACTGTGCCGCGGCGGAAGGTCAAACGAAAAAGTCCTTCTCCTGTAAATACTGCGAGAAGGTTTACGTCAGCCTCGGTGCTCTCAAAATGCACATTCGAACGCACACGTTGCCATGCAAGTGTCATCTCTGCGGCAAGGCATTCTCGAGGCCATGGCTACTTCAAGGACACATCAGGACTCACACCGGAGAGAAGCCGTTCAGTTGTCAGCACTGCAATCGCGCGTTCGCCGACAGAAGCAATCTCAGGGCTCATCTACAAACTCACAGCGACGTTAAGAAGTACTCTTGCACGTCCTGCAGCAAAACGTTCAGTCGAATGTCTCTGCTGACGAAGCATCAGGAGGGCGGTTGCCCTGGTGTACCCGTTCCAATAGGATACGGTTGCTAA